A window of Solanum stenotomum isolate F172 chromosome 3, ASM1918654v1, whole genome shotgun sequence contains these coding sequences:
- the LOC125860225 gene encoding auxin-responsive protein IAA4-like → MEKILNLKATELRLGLPGTEEEVDHQQIVPNSKNNKRSLSEYEDESSSDYEATTPPVAKAQIVGWPPVRSYWKNTLQITTKKTEAHQDQCGIYVKVSMDGAPFLRKIDLKMYKCYTELLKAMEKMFKLNIGEYSEREGYKGSEFAPAYEDKEGDLMLVGDVPWEMFMSSCKRLRIMKGSETRGLGSCEL, encoded by the exons atggagaaaattttgaatcttAAAGCAACAGAACTTAGATTGGGTTTGCCAGGGACAGAGGAAGAAGTTGATCACCAACAAATTGTGCCCAATTCCAAGAATAACAAAAGGTCTTTGTCTGAATATGAAGATGAATCAAGTTCAGATTATGAAGCCACAACACCCCCTGTTGCCAA GGCACAAATAGTGGGGTGGCCACCAGTGAGATCTTACTGGAAGAACACCTTACAAATTACTACAAAGAAAACAGAAGCTCATCAAGATCAGTGTGGAATCTATGTCAAAGTTAGCATGGATGGAGCCCCTTTTCTTAGAAAAATTGATCTTAAAATGTACAAGTGTTACACTGAACTCCTTAAAGCAATGGAGAAAATGTTCAAGCTCAACATAGGTGAATATTCAGAGAGGGAAGGCTATAAAGGGTCAGAATTTGCACCTGCTTATGAAGATAAAGAAGGTGATTTGATGCTTGTTGGAGATGTTCCTTGGGA AATGTTCATGTCATCATGCAAGAGGCTGAGGATAATGAAAGGATCAGAAACAAGAGGCTTGGGATCATGTGAActatga